Proteins from a single region of Candidatus Puniceispirillum marinum IMCC1322:
- a CDS encoding Tm-1-like ATP-binding domain-containing protein, which produces MKKAPKSAYVIGTFDTKARELDYVADLIKARGINTTTVDIGIKSKQNFADISARDVAAHHPVSASSVFVDDRGNAVTEMARALKALILTRDDIGGIIGLGGSGGTAMITPGMRALPIGIPKLMVSTLASGDVSEYVGPSDITMLHPVTDIAGLNRVSYKVLSNAAHAMAGMMTGPTPDIDTSRPAIGLSMFGVTTPCVLAITDMLETDFDCLVFHATGVGGQSLEKLIDQGDISGVLDITTTEICDLLVGGVLSAGEDRLGAVARTQIPFIGSCGALDMVNFWGIDSVPDKFKSRNLYRHNEQITLMRTTPAECAQIGAWIGNKLNACDGEVDFLLPLKGLSALDIENGPFHDKTANTALFSALEDTVKQTSKRRLHKLDLHINDPAFAKAAVSLFQNAIARQSSK; this is translated from the coding sequence ATGAAAAAAGCACCAAAATCTGCCTATGTAATAGGCACGTTTGACACCAAAGCGCGTGAATTGGACTATGTTGCCGACCTCATCAAGGCTAGGGGTATTAACACAACTACCGTTGATATTGGTATTAAGAGCAAGCAAAATTTTGCAGATATATCAGCACGTGACGTCGCGGCGCATCATCCCGTATCAGCATCTAGCGTTTTTGTTGATGATCGGGGAAACGCCGTCACCGAAATGGCGCGTGCGCTTAAAGCCTTAATCCTCACACGTGATGACATTGGCGGCATTATTGGTCTTGGTGGTTCAGGCGGCACCGCAATGATTACGCCTGGCATGCGCGCATTACCAATCGGCATTCCAAAATTGATGGTGTCGACTTTAGCATCTGGAGATGTATCCGAATATGTAGGGCCAAGTGACATCACGATGCTTCATCCTGTAACCGATATAGCTGGCCTCAATCGTGTGTCCTACAAGGTGCTTAGCAATGCGGCACATGCGATGGCTGGAATGATGACCGGGCCAACACCAGATATTGATACCAGCAGGCCGGCCATTGGTTTGAGCATGTTTGGCGTGACCACCCCTTGTGTTCTGGCGATCACAGACATGCTGGAAACTGATTTTGATTGCCTCGTTTTCCATGCCACCGGTGTTGGTGGCCAATCACTCGAAAAACTGATCGATCAGGGGGATATTAGCGGCGTTCTGGATATAACAACGACTGAAATATGTGACCTTTTGGTTGGCGGGGTGCTAAGTGCTGGCGAAGATCGGCTTGGTGCCGTTGCCCGCACTCAAATACCCTTTATCGGCTCATGTGGTGCGCTGGATATGGTCAATTTCTGGGGTATTGATAGCGTGCCTGACAAATTCAAGTCACGCAATCTATACCGACATAATGAACAGATCACCCTGATGCGAACCACGCCTGCAGAATGCGCCCAAATTGGCGCATGGATTGGCAATAAACTGAACGCTTGTGATGGCGAAGTCGATTTTCTTCTGCCATTAAAAGGTCTGTCAGCACTGGATATTGAAAATGGTCCTTTCCATGACAAAACCGCCAATACGGCTTTATTTTCAGCACTGGAAGATACAGTCAAACAGACCAGCAAGCGCCGCCTTCACAAACTTGATCTTCACATAAATGACCCAGCATTTGCAAAGGCTGCTGTCTCGTTATTCCAAAACGCCATCGCCAGACAATCATCAAAATAA
- a CDS encoding ABC transporter ATP-binding protein, giving the protein MATGTSPRSCLKIQDLNVHYGSSYAVQNATIVLDAAKPLSIVGRNGMGKTTLCNAIMGLLPVTSGTLEFHGIDITSRSPDDRAKLGIGYVPQGRRLFRSLTTDEHLRLIANPKANGKWTIERIYDIFPRLKERRTHLGDELSGGEKQMLAIGRALLLNPNLLIMDEPTEGLAPVIVEQVVTLLQKLSADGIALLIIEQNLQVALQVADHVGIMVNGAIVEYLPSATLATDPDLQQRHLGIGVNNTSTQPKTAKAL; this is encoded by the coding sequence ATGGCCACCGGAACTTCGCCTCGATCATGCCTGAAAATCCAAGACTTAAACGTCCATTACGGCAGTAGCTATGCAGTGCAAAACGCAACCATTGTCCTAGACGCGGCCAAGCCATTATCCATCGTTGGACGAAATGGTATGGGAAAGACCACCTTATGTAACGCCATTATGGGGTTATTGCCGGTAACATCGGGCACCCTTGAATTTCACGGTATTGACATCACAAGCCGGTCTCCTGACGACCGTGCCAAATTGGGCATTGGCTATGTGCCGCAAGGACGACGGTTATTCCGTTCACTTACTACTGATGAACATCTGCGACTAATTGCCAATCCCAAAGCAAATGGCAAATGGACTATTGAACGCATATACGACATTTTCCCCCGTTTGAAAGAACGCCGCACACATCTTGGTGATGAGCTATCCGGTGGCGAAAAGCAGATGCTTGCCATTGGTCGGGCATTACTTCTGAATCCGAATTTATTAATCATGGATGAACCGACAGAGGGGCTGGCACCTGTCATTGTGGAACAGGTAGTCACGCTTCTCCAAAAACTCAGCGCAGACGGTATCGCTTTGCTGATTATTGAACAGAATCTCCAGGTGGCGCTTCAGGTAGCGGATCATGTTGGCATTATGGTTAATGGTGCCATTGTTGAGTATCTCCCCTCAGCAACACTTGCTACAGATCCGGACCTGCAACAGCGGCATCTGGGGATCGGCGTCAACAATACCTCTACACAACCTAAAACGGCAAAAGCATTATGA
- a CDS encoding cupin domain-containing protein — MADEKIFISNLNDATWDQHGPERIAIGANPDLRFCYLVDANLHQSHGLSVGCLVIPVGSALPPHIHAPQEVYFIKAGSGLMLMANDQTRAVTAHDVVYIPPGEEHGIQNNGDVPLEIIWMFPTDSWKDIDYTYLDR; from the coding sequence ATGGCCGACGAAAAGATTTTCATCAGCAATCTGAATGACGCCACATGGGATCAGCATGGCCCCGAGCGCATTGCCATCGGAGCCAATCCTGATTTGCGGTTCTGCTATCTGGTTGATGCGAATCTGCATCAAAGCCATGGCTTGTCGGTTGGCTGTCTGGTGATCCCTGTTGGCAGCGCATTACCGCCACACATCCACGCCCCGCAGGAAGTCTATTTTATCAAAGCGGGGTCTGGTCTCATGCTGATGGCCAATGACCAGACGCGTGCAGTTACCGCGCATGATGTTGTCTATATTCCACCAGGCGAAGAACATGGCATTCAAAACAATGGTGATGTGCCGCTAGAAATCATCTGGATGTTTCCAACTGATAGCTGGAAAGACATCGATTATACCTATCTTGATCGCTAA
- a CDS encoding branched-chain amino acid ABC transporter permease: MQYFAVVTLNGLTLAALYFLAASGFTLIFGLMRTVNMAHGGLLLLGAYLGYEITTASGSWVIGLVGSAIGTAAVGALIQACLLGRYQGEELRQTLLTIALSIILADLMLAYWGGITYQIEMPALLSGSVFLPVLNIGYAAVRIFVMVLAIGIGVGLWLLISRTKLGMMIRAGVDDRDMLRALGFNVGRIFIYVFALGGALAGVAGNVAASALSVAPGTDVQYLLFSLVVVIVGGMGSVGGAALGALMVGLAEQYGLAYAPTYSVVFTFGLMVLVLAFRPQGLIGKAEV; the protein is encoded by the coding sequence ATGCAATATTTTGCAGTCGTTACATTAAATGGTCTCACCCTTGCCGCTCTCTATTTTCTAGCGGCAAGTGGCTTTACCCTAATCTTTGGTCTCATGCGCACAGTAAATATGGCACATGGTGGATTATTACTGCTGGGCGCCTATCTTGGCTATGAAATCACAACCGCATCCGGCTCATGGGTTATTGGCCTTGTTGGCAGTGCTATCGGTACCGCGGCCGTAGGTGCCTTGATTCAAGCGTGCCTGCTAGGACGTTATCAGGGGGAAGAATTACGACAGACACTTCTTACGATTGCCTTATCGATAATTCTTGCTGACCTGATGTTGGCCTATTGGGGCGGCATCACCTATCAAATCGAAATGCCTGCATTATTAAGCGGTAGCGTTTTCCTGCCAGTGCTGAATATTGGTTATGCTGCGGTGCGCATCTTTGTGATGGTTTTGGCCATCGGCATTGGTGTTGGGCTGTGGCTCCTTATTTCCCGTACGAAACTGGGCATGATGATTCGTGCCGGCGTTGATGACAGGGATATGCTACGCGCCTTAGGTTTCAATGTGGGTCGCATTTTTATTTATGTCTTTGCACTTGGCGGGGCGCTTGCCGGTGTCGCTGGCAATGTGGCCGCCAGCGCGCTATCCGTTGCCCCCGGTACCGATGTACAATACCTACTATTCTCATTGGTGGTTGTGATTGTAGGCGGTATGGGTAGCGTTGGCGGGGCAGCATTAGGTGCTTTAATGGTTGGATTAGCCGAACAATATGGCCTTGCCTATGCACCGACCTACAGCGTGGTTTTCACATTTGGCCTCATGGTTCTGGTGCTCGCCTTTCGCCCACAGGGACTAATTGGAAAGGCAGAAGTATAA
- a CDS encoding ABC transporter ATP-binding protein, producing the protein MKHDNTLEIEGVVGRFGGLAAVDNVSMCIRRGERRAVLGPNGAGKTTLFNLLAGIHPVAEGSVFLNQCDITKMAPNRRVDLGLRRTYQNAKLFDGLTVRENLLISQWGATNGWTSCLPFAQLSQSPITEIIENVAEQVGLTDALSETAGALSHGKRRQLEIGMALAGEPIMLLLDEPAAGLSPAERVLLSNLLGMLAREITLIIIEHDVDLALQYADWVSVMHNGKIIADGSPSDIMDNDHVRMIYMGGT; encoded by the coding sequence ATGAAGCATGACAACACCCTCGAAATTGAGGGTGTTGTCGGGCGCTTTGGCGGACTTGCCGCCGTAGATAACGTTTCCATGTGTATCAGGCGTGGTGAACGGCGCGCTGTGCTTGGCCCAAATGGTGCTGGAAAAACCACATTATTCAATTTACTGGCTGGCATTCATCCTGTGGCAGAAGGTAGCGTATTTTTAAACCAGTGTGACATCACAAAAATGGCACCGAACAGACGTGTGGATCTCGGCCTTCGCCGAACCTATCAGAATGCCAAATTGTTTGACGGTCTTACAGTACGAGAAAATTTGTTGATTTCGCAATGGGGCGCAACTAATGGCTGGACGTCATGTCTACCCTTTGCCCAGCTTAGCCAGTCTCCGATTACTGAAATTATCGAAAATGTAGCCGAACAGGTTGGGTTAACTGATGCCCTATCCGAAACTGCCGGCGCACTTTCGCACGGCAAAAGACGTCAACTTGAAATCGGTATGGCCTTGGCAGGCGAACCCATAATGCTGTTGCTTGATGAGCCTGCGGCCGGACTCTCACCTGCTGAACGTGTCCTCTTGAGCAATCTGCTTGGCATGTTAGCTAGGGAAATAACACTCATTATAATCGAGCATGATGTTGACCTTGCCTTGCAATATGCTGATTGGGTCAGCGTTATGCATAATGGCAAAATTATCGCTGACGGTAGCCCATCAGACATTATGGATAACGATCATGTACGCATGATCTATATGGGAGGCACATAA
- a CDS encoding phosphoenolpyruvate hydrolase family protein, translated as MSQKNDRASILKRLRAKITDKQLIIGGGAGTGLSARCEEAGGADLIVIYNSGRYRMAGRGSLAGYMAYGNANEIVMEMAKEVLPVVHHVPVLAGVNATDPFLLIDPFLDEIKQIGFAGVQNFPTMGLIDGAFRASLEATGMGYDAEIDMIARAHKKDLLTTPYAFTKEEVIAMTEAGADIVVPHFGLTAGGTIGAVDTSSIEACAAHFNDWAEAALSIRSDIILIAHGGPLAEPQDVRKFLALCSECHGFYGASSMERLPTELAITARTKEFSDLKP; from the coding sequence ATGTCTCAAAAAAATGACCGCGCCAGCATCCTGAAACGTTTGCGTGCAAAAATTACCGATAAGCAGTTAATTATTGGCGGGGGTGCTGGCACTGGCCTGTCGGCACGTTGCGAGGAGGCTGGCGGCGCTGATCTGATTGTCATTTATAATTCTGGTCGCTATCGCATGGCGGGGCGGGGATCACTTGCGGGCTATATGGCCTATGGCAATGCTAATGAAATCGTTATGGAAATGGCCAAAGAGGTATTGCCGGTGGTGCATCATGTTCCGGTTCTGGCGGGCGTCAATGCGACCGATCCCTTTTTATTGATTGATCCCTTCCTGGATGAGATTAAGCAAATCGGCTTTGCTGGCGTCCAGAATTTTCCCACAATGGGGCTGATTGATGGGGCTTTTCGTGCCTCTTTAGAAGCTACTGGCATGGGTTATGATGCTGAAATCGACATGATTGCCCGCGCCCATAAGAAAGATCTTCTCACAACACCCTATGCCTTCACCAAAGAAGAAGTCATCGCGATGACAGAAGCAGGTGCCGATATCGTCGTCCCCCATTTTGGTTTGACAGCTGGGGGCACCATTGGCGCGGTGGATACCAGCTCGATTGAGGCATGCGCCGCACATTTCAATGACTGGGCCGAGGCGGCGTTAAGCATCCGTTCCGATATCATCCTGATCGCGCATGGTGGCCCTCTGGCAGAACCGCAGGACGTTCGGAAATTTCTAGCTCTTTGTTCTGAATGCCATGGATTTTATGGTGCCAGCAGTATGGAACGGCTACCCACCGAACTGGCAATCACCGCGCGCACAAAAGAATTCAGCGATCTAAAACCTTAA
- a CDS encoding branched-chain amino acid ABC transporter permease: protein MTRFSRSRHALMIMGLVFLLFLPLFADQFWLTQIATRALLWGIIAISLSFLASYLGVVSFAQMTLAGIAGYTIAYFGPNTVENVGVLLPWPVTVILALLFATLAGALLGLICRRSTGIYAIMITLAIGMTFFFLTRQNYSLLNGWNGFAGLDAPIIAGIDISAPVPFYFLVLAVALFASLLIEGFIKSPLGLVIQAVRDNPERVMSVGIPSPPAIITAYAVSGLIAGMGGVLLVWYYGRISSFSVGLDPILDVLIIAVIGGLRKPSGAFVGALIFVLIDVFAIDLISQDRFNTVIGLVLLLIMIMSPQGLSGMAGKMLHFFDQKQVRS, encoded by the coding sequence ATGACACGGTTTAGTAGATCCCGGCATGCCTTAATGATTATGGGACTGGTTTTCCTGTTATTCCTGCCACTTTTTGCGGATCAATTTTGGCTTACACAGATTGCAACCCGAGCTTTGCTTTGGGGTATAATTGCCATCAGCCTCAGTTTTCTAGCCTCATATTTGGGGGTTGTATCATTCGCGCAAATGACCTTGGCAGGCATTGCTGGCTATACCATTGCCTATTTTGGACCAAATACAGTTGAAAATGTTGGGGTTTTACTGCCCTGGCCTGTTACGGTCATTCTAGCACTTTTATTTGCCACATTAGCTGGAGCACTTCTCGGGCTTATCTGCCGCCGGTCAACAGGTATCTATGCCATTATGATTACCTTGGCTATTGGCATGACTTTCTTTTTTCTAACCCGTCAGAATTACTCGCTTTTGAATGGCTGGAACGGTTTCGCTGGATTGGATGCACCTATTATCGCTGGCATTGATATTAGCGCGCCGGTACCTTTTTATTTTCTGGTACTTGCTGTCGCGCTTTTTGCCAGCCTATTGATTGAAGGGTTTATCAAGTCACCGCTTGGTCTTGTTATTCAGGCCGTGCGTGACAATCCAGAACGGGTCATGTCGGTAGGTATTCCATCACCACCTGCCATTATCACAGCTTACGCTGTTTCAGGTCTCATTGCTGGTATGGGTGGTGTTTTACTGGTTTGGTATTATGGCCGTATTTCTTCATTTTCAGTCGGACTTGACCCCATCCTAGATGTTTTGATTATTGCTGTGATTGGTGGGCTTCGAAAGCCATCCGGTGCTTTCGTTGGTGCCCTCATCTTTGTGCTAATTGATGTTTTTGCAATAGACCTGATTTCGCAGGATCGGTTTAACACAGTTATAGGACTCGTATTATTGTTAATTATGATCATGTCACCGCAAGGTCTAAGTGGCATGGCAGGTAAAATGTTACATTTTTTTGACCAAAAACAGGTGAGGAGTTAA
- a CDS encoding ABC transporter substrate-binding protein, with translation MFKKAFLKCLMAFALVMTGQNTAFAADIKIGVISILEGAFAALGQDGIRGVELAVKEFGGMAGGKKITLSTMSSNASPESAVNSARKLIENDKVNIIVGPLSGSEGIALRDFSKTYPHVTFFNGSSAAQDTTLRQSSDNFFRFGGDGAQWQAGLGTYAYQDKGYKKVVVIAEDYSFPYTQVLGFMNEFCDAGGRVPEKFWVPIGNKDYNSIIYSIPNDIDAMYVALGGADAINFLTQYHQAGGTKPIIGGTITIDQSILDSKGPFRKLLVGAPAGTPTVSDFDHPEWNKFADAYRAEFPDGFTSPTIFAHHYYMSAKAALLGLDQVDGNLSNNHKAYRAALTNLAFVSPTGGIMRVDHNRNGIIDNFITEVFEKPDGTLGNKVIKVVGDVNQTLGMDAETFLARGPVSRDNPSCP, from the coding sequence ATGTTCAAAAAAGCATTTTTGAAGTGCCTGATGGCCTTTGCGCTGGTCATGACAGGTCAGAATACTGCCTTTGCGGCAGATATAAAAATAGGTGTGATTTCGATCTTGGAAGGTGCCTTCGCGGCGCTTGGCCAAGATGGCATTCGCGGCGTTGAATTAGCTGTCAAAGAATTTGGTGGTATGGCTGGTGGCAAAAAAATCACCCTATCCACCATGTCATCGAATGCAAGTCCTGAATCAGCTGTTAACAGTGCCCGCAAATTGATTGAAAATGACAAGGTCAATATTATCGTCGGCCCGCTCAGCGGTAGCGAGGGTATTGCTCTTCGTGATTTTTCTAAAACATACCCCCATGTAACGTTTTTTAATGGCTCATCTGCCGCACAGGATACAACTTTGCGTCAGTCTTCTGATAATTTTTTCCGTTTTGGCGGTGATGGCGCACAGTGGCAGGCTGGCCTTGGCACTTATGCCTATCAGGACAAAGGCTATAAGAAAGTCGTTGTGATTGCAGAAGACTATTCATTCCCATATACCCAGGTTCTGGGCTTTATGAATGAATTCTGTGACGCTGGAGGGCGGGTACCAGAAAAATTCTGGGTGCCGATTGGGAACAAGGACTACAACTCAATTATCTATTCGATTCCGAATGATATTGATGCGATGTATGTGGCCTTGGGTGGGGCTGACGCCATTAATTTCCTGACCCAGTATCATCAGGCGGGCGGTACGAAACCCATCATTGGTGGTACGATCACGATTGACCAGTCAATTCTGGATTCAAAAGGGCCATTCCGTAAATTACTGGTTGGTGCACCCGCTGGTACCCCGACTGTCAGTGATTTTGACCATCCTGAATGGAATAAATTTGCTGATGCCTACCGTGCTGAATTTCCAGATGGGTTCACATCCCCAACTATTTTTGCTCATCATTATTATATGAGTGCAAAAGCGGCGCTTCTGGGTCTTGATCAGGTGGATGGCAATTTATCCAACAACCATAAAGCCTATCGTGCGGCATTGACCAACCTAGCGTTTGTTTCTCCCACAGGGGGAATTATGCGCGTTGACCACAATCGCAACGGCATTATCGACAACTTCATCACCGAAGTGTTTGAAAAGCCGGATGGCACACTTGGTAATAAGGTAATCAAAGTTGTCGGTGACGTAAATCAGACCCTTGGTATGGATGCTGAAACGTTTCTTGCCCGTGGTCCGGTCAGCCGCGACAACCCATCTTGCCCATGA